The genomic window TACCATGAGCAGAATATAAGATAGTATGAAAAAATGAAGTCAGTTCTCTGTCAGGAGGGCTGGCTTTTTTCTTCATGGATTCAAATAAAATGATTTTGTAAAGAATTCCATGATAAAATAGGTTAATTATGTGAAAGTGAAGGAAGAAGGAAATCATTTTGAAAAATATACAAACCTATCTTTTGCTCATTGGGATCATGATTGCTTGGGGATTCAATGTGCCAATTGTCAAGATACTTGTAGGTTATTTTCCACCAGTAACCATTACCTCTTTACGAATTTTTACGGCAGGGATTTCAGTCTTTCTCATTATGGCTTTCATACAGAAAATAAGAAGGCCGAGTAAAGAAGAATGGAAGTTTATTATTTTTGGCAGTTTGTTCAACGTGGTCGGCCATCATTTTTTCTTATCAGTAGGTCTTACGAATACAACAGCTACAAATGGGGCGCTCATTTTAGGAACGGGTCCATTATTAACGGCCATTCTCTCGTCAGTCATCCTGCGTAATCGGGCAACATGGATTCAAATTCTTGGATTCCTATTTGGAAGTGCAGGGGTTTCTTTTATCGTATTATCGGGTGAAAAAGGACTATCAGGTCTTTCGATAGGTGACTTACATATATTCTTTTCGATTCTGTCACAAGCCCTCAGCTTTATTCTTATTAGCAAGGCAGCGAAAACAATGGATCCACGGCTTTTAACCGGATATATGCTGATCCTTGGAAGCGTTCTTTTATTTTTCATTAGTTTGTGGCAGGAGCCAAAAGGGTTTGAAGGGTTATTCGGTGCCCCTATCCTGCTATGGGTTGCCTTCTTTTCATCAGCAATACTTTCAACAGCCTTGGGGCATATGTTTTATAATTCAGCTATTAAAAAAATCGGACCCGCAGAAGCATCCATTTTCATTAATTTAAGCACGTTTTTCTCATTAGTAGGTTCGGCTGTTTTTCTGGGGGAAATCATAACTTCTATTCACTTATTTGGTTTGCTATTCATTGTTTCCGGTGTTGTTCTTGGATCAGGTGCATTAGAGGAGCTGCTGCGGAAACGGAAGAAAAGGGGAGTGGGGCAGACTCAGAAACCAAAAAAGGGATTCATGTAATCCCTTTTTTGCTATTTTAATAACCTTTTTGATAATCAACTAAATTAATTGGAAGCTTCTCCTCTTTTAAATAACTTTTTAAATTCGGGATAAAAATATCCTCAATGACGCGCTTATCGTAATGTTCGGTTGATCCTGCTGTATGTGGCGTGATAATTACATTTTCAAGCGCCCATAAAGGACTGTCTTCACTAAGAGGCTCTTTTTCAAATACATCCAAGCCTGCACCAGCGATTTTTCCTTCAATTAATGCCTTGGTTAGCTCTGATTCTACAACAATATCGCCCCGGCCAATATTAATGAAGAAGGATGAAGGCTTCATGAGGTTAAATTGTTCTTGTCCAAATAAATGTTTTGTTTCCCCTGTGAGGGGAAGTGTTACGACAACATAGTCACACAACGGTAAAACATCATTTATCTGATCAAGTGTATACATTTTATCAACAAACTCCTCAGGTTGACCTGAGCGGCGGAAGCCTAAAACATTCATGCCAAAGGCCTTGGCAATTTTGGCTGTTTCCTTTCCAATGGCGCCTACTCCAAATAGGCCCATTGTTTTACCATGCAGCTCAAGCTTTAATCCTGAATGATGCCATGTTTTTGTCTGTTGATTTTTCACGTATGTATGTATTTTTCTAGTAAGCGCGAGCATGAGTGCAAAGATTGTTTCGGAAATAGGGAAGGAATGGACCCCATTAGCTGATGTTAACTGGATATGATGGGAATTGAATTCCTTCAATGGCATACTGTTTATACCTGCCGACCATGATTGAACCCAACACAGCTTAGAATCAGGGGCTAGCACATATTCTGTTATTTCCTTCTTCCAGCCTGCAATAATTTCTGTTTCTTGTAAATGATCTTGCCAAATTTCCTTCTCTTTTCCAACAATAAGCTCCCAATCGGGAATAACTTCTTTTATGGCTTGGACTAAATCCTGACTTAAATTTTGGGTAACAACTAGCTTCCGTTTCTCCACAAAGACTCCCCCTAATTAATGCTATTTATATCATAGCAAAAAAAGGAAGATCCAATAAGGATAAATAGTTCATTGGAGAAAACTTTTAAAAAATAATGACTTTGAGCGTTTATTTGTTCAAACCGATCGTAGAAGAAATTTATGCGGACATTAAATCCGTTATTTGCATAAAATGCCCTCATTTTATGGGCTAAGCGGACACTGTGTACGTTATTTGCGAAAAAACGAAAGGAAATTATTGTTTTTTTACGAATAGGGGAATCTGTGTCCGTAAACATAAGGAAATACCCCATTTATGTGCAAATAACGAAACTAGAGCCCGCAAAGCTTCAGTTAGGCAAAATAGCACTATTAACCTTTATTGGATGAAATCAATTAATGAACCCCATCGACAAACCGCCCAAAATCTGGGATGGCGATTTTATCAAATTCTTTAACTAGCTTTGTTAAACTTTCTGTTAATAATTCCCCTGATACCGGTACTCCGTGACCTGTTACAGCATAGGCAGGTTGAAGGTCAAATAGTTTTTCAACCGACTCCCGTGATGACTCCCAGTCAGGAGTTAAGTATCTTGGCGGCCCACTTATTTCAAATTCCTGTGTTAGAACTTTATAGAGAGATTCTTGCT from Bacillus sp. DTU_2020_1000418_1_SI_GHA_SEK_038 includes these protein-coding regions:
- a CDS encoding DMT family transporter, translated to MKNIQTYLLLIGIMIAWGFNVPIVKILVGYFPPVTITSLRIFTAGISVFLIMAFIQKIRRPSKEEWKFIIFGSLFNVVGHHFFLSVGLTNTTATNGALILGTGPLLTAILSSVILRNRATWIQILGFLFGSAGVSFIVLSGEKGLSGLSIGDLHIFFSILSQALSFILISKAAKTMDPRLLTGYMLILGSVLLFFISLWQEPKGFEGLFGAPILLWVAFFSSAILSTALGHMFYNSAIKKIGPAEASIFINLSTFFSLVGSAVFLGEIITSIHLFGLLFIVSGVVLGSGALEELLRKRKKRGVGQTQKPKKGFM
- a CDS encoding D-2-hydroxyacid dehydrogenase — encoded protein: MEKRKLVVTQNLSQDLVQAIKEVIPDWELIVGKEKEIWQDHLQETEIIAGWKKEITEYVLAPDSKLCWVQSWSAGINSMPLKEFNSHHIQLTSANGVHSFPISETIFALMLALTRKIHTYVKNQQTKTWHHSGLKLELHGKTMGLFGVGAIGKETAKIAKAFGMNVLGFRRSGQPEEFVDKMYTLDQINDVLPLCDYVVVTLPLTGETKHLFGQEQFNLMKPSSFFINIGRGDIVVESELTKALIEGKIAGAGLDVFEKEPLSEDSPLWALENVIITPHTAGSTEHYDKRVIEDIFIPNLKSYLKEEKLPINLVDYQKGY